In one window of Solanum pennellii chromosome 2, SPENNV200 DNA:
- the LOC107008785 gene encoding chaperonin 60 subunit alpha 2, chloroplastic, whose protein sequence is MSLSMCSPLYSPFKLSFKEDKGKVNSWGLRQSLGKKKLMVVRAGPKRIAFDKECRRALLSGINKLADAVSVTLGPRGRNVVLSEGGGLKIINDGVTIAQAIELPDTIENAGATLIQEVATKTNRLAGDGTTTAIVLAREMIKAGLLAVDFGANPVSMKKGMDQTVRVLVNTLKKKSHPVRGNDDIKAVASISAGNDEFIGSLIAEAIKKIGPDGVICIESSSSAETSIMVEEGMKIDKGYMSPHFINNPEKSIVEFENAKVLVTDQKISSVKEIVPLLEKATQLSVPLLIFAEDIAKQVLETLVINKMQGMLNVAVVQCPGFRDGKKGVLQDIAMLTGADFLSGDLGLTLESATSDQLGIARKITITSNSTTIVAHPSTKAEIQARIMQIKKDLAETDNKSMSEKLSQRIAKLSGGVAILKVGAHTETELEDRKLRIEDAKSATFAAMDEGIVPGGGATFIHLSEQVPLIKESLQDPDEQIGADIIGTALLAPAKLIAANAGVDGDTVVEKVRGCDWKMGYNAMTGRYEDLLASGIIDPCCVSRCALQNAVSVAGIVLTTQAIMVEKTKEPKPLVPHVPGISP, encoded by the exons ATGTCTCTCTCAATGTGTTCACCTTTATACTCTCCATTTAAGCTTTCTTTCAAG GAAGATAAAGGAAAGGTTAATTCTTGGGGATTGAGGCAAAGTTTAGGGAAGAAGAAATTGATGGTGGTGAGAGCTGGCCCAAAGAGAATAGCTTTTGATAAAGAATGCAGAAGAGCTTTACTTTCTGGTATCAATAAGCTTGCTGATGCTGTTTCTGTCACTTTAGGACCTAGAG GCCGGAACGTAGTTCTCTCTGAAGGTGGGGGgctgaaaataattaatgatggTGTTACCATAGCTCAAGCCATAGAACTTCCAGATACAATTGAAAATGCTGGAGCGACACTTATCCAGGAG GTTGCAACTAAGACCAACAGGTTAGCTGGTGACGGTACAACTACTGCAATTGTTTTGGCCCGTGAGATGATCAAAGCTGGGTTATTAGCTGTTGATTTTGGGGCTAACCCTGTATCTATGAAGAAAGGTATGGATCAGACAGTAAGAGTGCTGGTCAAtactttgaagaagaaaagtcaTCCTGTTAGAGGAAATGATGATATAAAAG CCGTAGCTTCAATATCAGCTGGAAATGACGAGTTCATTGGCAGTTTGATTGCTGAGGCAATTAAGAAGATTGGTCCTGATGGAGTGATATGTATTGAGTCTTCCTCATCAGCTGAAACCTCGATCATGGTTGAAGAAGGAATGAAG ATTGACAAGGGGTACATGTCACCTCATTTCATCAACAATCCCGAAAAATCTATAGTAGAGTTTGAAAATGCCAAAGTTCTGGTAACCGATCAAAAGATATCTAGTGTCAAAGAAATTGTTCCTTTGCTAGAGAAGGCCACTCAACTGAGTGTGCCACTGCTGATTTTTGCTGAGGACATTGCAAAGCAAGTGCTAGAAACACTTGTCATTAACAAGATGCAAGGAATGCTCAATGTTGCTGTTGTGCAATGTCCAGGATTTCGAGATGGAAAGAAAGGTGTATTACAAGACATTGCCATGTTGACAG GTGCTGATTTTCTTTCTGGAGACTTAGGCCTGACTCTTGAAAGTGCAACCTCCGATCAGCTTGGTATTGCTCggaaaataacaataacaagtAACTCTACAACCATCGTGGCTCACCCCTCGACAAAAGCTGAAATACAAGCCAGAATAATGCAGATAAAGAAGGATCTTGCTGAAACAGATAATAAATCTATGTCAGAGAAGCTTTCACAAAGAATAGCAAAACTCTCTGGTGGTGTGGCTATATTGAAG GTAGGAGCACATACTGAAACAGAACTGGAAGACCGAAAGCTGAGAATTGAGGATGCAAAAAGTGCCACATTTGCTGCCATGGATGAAGGAATAGTGCCTGGTGGTGGTGCCACTTTTATTCATCTTTCTGAACAAGTACCCTTGATAAAAGAATCTTTGCAGGATCCAGATGAGCAGATCGGTGCTGACATAATAGGAACG GCACTTCTTGCACCAGCAAAGTTAATAGCTGCAAATGCAGGAGTGGATGGGGATACAGTTGTGGAAAAAGTTAGAGGTTGTGACTGGAAAATGGGGTATAACGCCATGACTGGAAGATATGAAGACCTTCTTGCTTCTGGTATTATTGATCCTTGCTGTGTTTCACGATGTGCCCTTCAAAATGCTGTCTCCGTTGCCGGTATAGTCCTAACTACTCAAGCAATAATGGTAGAGAAAACCAAGGAGCCCAAACCCCTTGTTCCTCATGTTCCTGGTATAAGTCCTTAA
- the LOC107009145 gene encoding glycine cleavage system H protein 2, mitochondrial — MATKLWASRAASYLRISAFHRAFATVPKDLKYTESHEWVKVDGNSATIGITDHAQKHLGDVVYVEFPEVGSSVEQFGSFGAVESVKASSDINSPVSGKVVEFNEELNNGPALINANCYEQGWILKVEMNKPDEVKALMDPDQYTKFCDEEDAKH, encoded by the exons atggctACAAAGTTGTGGGCTTCAAGGGCTGCTTCATACCTCAGGATCTCAGCATTTCACAGGGCTTTTGCCACTG TGCCCAAGGATTTGAAGTACACAGAATCTCATGAGTGGGTTAAAGTTGACGGTAATTCTGCAACAATTGGCATCACTGATCATGCTCAGAAACATCTAGGTGATGTTGTTTACGTTGAATTTCCTGAAGTTGGGTCTTCTGTGGAACAATTTGGCAGTTTTGGTGCTGTTGAAAGTGTCAAGGCTTCCAGCGATATCAATTCTCCTGTTTCAGGGAAGGTGGTGGAATTTAATGAGGAACTGAACAACGGTCCTGCTCTG ATCAATGCAAACTGCTATGAACAAGGATGGATTTTGAAAGTTGAGATGAACAAACCCGACGAGGTCAAAGCATTGATGGACCCTGACCAGTATACCAAGTTTTGTGACGAGGAAGACGCGAAGCACTGA